The Arachis hypogaea cultivar Tifrunner chromosome 19, arahy.Tifrunner.gnm2.J5K5, whole genome shotgun sequence genome has a window encoding:
- the LOC112779980 gene encoding uncharacterized protein isoform X3: protein MNPSRMILNLEAPISLWFSSRFQCSMRKRYTRCQLVQLVIFRGMLIGNLCSWSSCPLSLKSKGIRFPGRDNESLAPIFTPPRSVSEAELDLPHQTQHDDIPVQSFTPEQTKEAFDVARNSVELFSTVLSSYTQQDVLQLYKIMNEHKNPKVLSDGHLWIVSVDDFGVSHIKLKELIDFPKETGLQSSAAVTRNASIKLLGVLHRFIGPVLLIPSMRRIHEGASAAPKRSVLIGRFI, encoded by the exons ATGAACCCATCCAGGATGATCTTGAACTTGGAAGCTCCAATTTCCCTGTGGTTCTCATCTAGATTCCAATGTTCAATGAGAAAGAG GTATACAAGGTGTCAATTGGTGCAGCTTGTAATCTTTCGTGGCATGCTGATTGGCAATTTGTGCTCTTGGAGCAGCTGCCCGCTG AGTCTGAAATCAAAGGGTATTCGGTTCCCTGGCCGTGACAACGAGAGCTTGGCGCCTATTTTCACTCCTCCGCGTTCGGTGTCTGAGGCTGAACTTGATCTTCCACACCAGACTCAGCATGATGATATTCCTGTGCAGAGTTTTACTCCTGAACAAACTAAAGAAGCTTTTGATGTTGCTAGAAACAGCGTTGAGCTTTTTTCTACTGTGTTGTCTTCTTATACACAACAAGATGTCTTGCAG CTCTACAAGATCATGAATGAGCATAAGAATCCTAAAGTTCTTAGTGATGGACATTTGTGGATAGTTTCAGTTGATGATTTTGGTGTATCACATATAAAGCTTAAG GAGTTAATTGATTTTCCGAAAGAAACTGGGCTGCAGTCAAGTGCAGCTGTCACTAGAAATGCTTCAATTAAGCTTTTGGGTGTTCTGCATAGATTTATTGGTCCAG TGCTCTTAATACCGAGTATGAGAAGAATCCATGAG GGAGCATCTGCAGCTCCCAAGAGATCAGTCTTGATTGGAAG GTTCATCTAG
- the LOC112779980 gene encoding uncharacterized protein isoform X1 produces MNPSRMILNLEAPISLWFSSRFQCSMRKRYTRCQLVQLVIFRGMLIGNLCSWSSCPLSLKSKGIRFPGRDNESLAPIFTPPRSVSEAELDLPHQTQHDDIPVQSFTPEQTKEAFDVARNSVELFSTVLSSYTQQDVLQLYKIMNEHKNPKVLSDGHLWIVSVDDFGVSHIKLKELIDFPKETGLQSSAAVTRNASIKLLGVLHRFIGPDIKGSLLMLSLHCSVLLIPSMRRIHEGASAAPKRSVLIGRFI; encoded by the exons ATGAACCCATCCAGGATGATCTTGAACTTGGAAGCTCCAATTTCCCTGTGGTTCTCATCTAGATTCCAATGTTCAATGAGAAAGAG GTATACAAGGTGTCAATTGGTGCAGCTTGTAATCTTTCGTGGCATGCTGATTGGCAATTTGTGCTCTTGGAGCAGCTGCCCGCTG AGTCTGAAATCAAAGGGTATTCGGTTCCCTGGCCGTGACAACGAGAGCTTGGCGCCTATTTTCACTCCTCCGCGTTCGGTGTCTGAGGCTGAACTTGATCTTCCACACCAGACTCAGCATGATGATATTCCTGTGCAGAGTTTTACTCCTGAACAAACTAAAGAAGCTTTTGATGTTGCTAGAAACAGCGTTGAGCTTTTTTCTACTGTGTTGTCTTCTTATACACAACAAGATGTCTTGCAG CTCTACAAGATCATGAATGAGCATAAGAATCCTAAAGTTCTTAGTGATGGACATTTGTGGATAGTTTCAGTTGATGATTTTGGTGTATCACATATAAAGCTTAAG GAGTTAATTGATTTTCCGAAAGAAACTGGGCTGCAGTCAAGTGCAGCTGTCACTAGAAATGCTTCAATTAAGCTTTTGGGTGTTCTGCATAGATTTATTGGTCCAG ATATTAAAGGTTCCCTACTAATGTTAAGTTTGCATTGCTCAGTGCTCTTAATACCGAGTATGAGAAGAATCCATGAG GGAGCATCTGCAGCTCCCAAGAGATCAGTCTTGATTGGAAG GTTCATCTAG
- the LOC112779980 gene encoding uncharacterized protein isoform X2, which produces MNPSRMILNLEAPISLWFSSRFQCSMRKRYTRCQLVQLVIFRGMLIGNLCSWSSCPLSLKSKGIRFPGRDNESLAPIFTPPRSVSEAELDLPHQTQHDDIPVQSFTPEQTKEAFDVARNSVELFSTVLSSYTQQDVLQIMNEHKNPKVLSDGHLWIVSVDDFGVSHIKLKELIDFPKETGLQSSAAVTRNASIKLLGVLHRFIGPDIKGSLLMLSLHCSVLLIPSMRRIHEGASAAPKRSVLIGRFI; this is translated from the exons ATGAACCCATCCAGGATGATCTTGAACTTGGAAGCTCCAATTTCCCTGTGGTTCTCATCTAGATTCCAATGTTCAATGAGAAAGAG GTATACAAGGTGTCAATTGGTGCAGCTTGTAATCTTTCGTGGCATGCTGATTGGCAATTTGTGCTCTTGGAGCAGCTGCCCGCTG AGTCTGAAATCAAAGGGTATTCGGTTCCCTGGCCGTGACAACGAGAGCTTGGCGCCTATTTTCACTCCTCCGCGTTCGGTGTCTGAGGCTGAACTTGATCTTCCACACCAGACTCAGCATGATGATATTCCTGTGCAGAGTTTTACTCCTGAACAAACTAAAGAAGCTTTTGATGTTGCTAGAAACAGCGTTGAGCTTTTTTCTACTGTGTTGTCTTCTTATACACAACAAGATGTCTTGCAG ATCATGAATGAGCATAAGAATCCTAAAGTTCTTAGTGATGGACATTTGTGGATAGTTTCAGTTGATGATTTTGGTGTATCACATATAAAGCTTAAG GAGTTAATTGATTTTCCGAAAGAAACTGGGCTGCAGTCAAGTGCAGCTGTCACTAGAAATGCTTCAATTAAGCTTTTGGGTGTTCTGCATAGATTTATTGGTCCAG ATATTAAAGGTTCCCTACTAATGTTAAGTTTGCATTGCTCAGTGCTCTTAATACCGAGTATGAGAAGAATCCATGAG GGAGCATCTGCAGCTCCCAAGAGATCAGTCTTGATTGGAAG GTTCATCTAG